A part of Streptomyces sp. NBC_01451 genomic DNA contains:
- a CDS encoding DUF4188 domain-containing protein translates to MFAKPNAGRTTAAAEGDVVVLLIGMRINHFWAVHHWFPVFMAMPRMLRELAKDPSRGLLKHVLLTASPRTYYVVQYWESKEKLYTYAAASDMFHHKAWARLNRKEREGKVRQHVGLWHETYVVPEGSYESIYADMPAFGLAAAHGVLPVERRGRSGKERFAHRSAS, encoded by the coding sequence ATGTTCGCGAAGCCCAACGCGGGCCGTACGACAGCGGCAGCCGAAGGAGACGTCGTCGTCCTGCTCATCGGGATGCGCATCAACCACTTCTGGGCCGTGCACCACTGGTTCCCGGTGTTCATGGCCATGCCGCGGATGCTGCGGGAGCTGGCGAAGGACCCTTCGCGCGGGCTGCTCAAGCACGTGCTGCTGACGGCGTCGCCACGGACGTACTACGTCGTCCAGTACTGGGAGTCCAAGGAGAAGCTGTACACGTACGCCGCCGCGTCCGACATGTTCCATCACAAGGCGTGGGCGAGGCTCAACCGCAAGGAGCGGGAGGGGAAGGTCCGGCAGCACGTGGGGCTGTGGCACGAGACGTATGTCGTACCCGAGGGGTCCTACGAGTCGATCTACGCGGACATGCCGGCCTTCGGGCTGGCGGCGGCGCACGGGGTGCTGCCGGTGGAGAGGCGGGGGCGCTCCGGCAAGGAGCGGTTCGCTCATCGGTCGGCGTCGTAG
- the ndgR gene encoding IclR family transcriptional regulator NdgR, with the protein MDNSSGVGVLDKAALVLSALESGPATLAGLVAATGLARPTAHRLAVALEHHRLVARDMQGRFILGPRLAELAAAAGEDRLLATAGPVLTHVRDLTGESAQLYRRQGDMRICVAAAERLSGLRDTVPVGSTLTMKAGSSAQILMAWEEPERLHRGLQGARFTATALSGVRRRGWAQSIGEREPGVASVSAPVRGPSNRVVAAVSVSGPIERLTRHPGRMHAQAVIDAAARLSEALRRTG; encoded by the coding sequence ATGGACAACAGTAGCGGCGTCGGCGTTCTGGACAAGGCAGCCCTTGTCCTGAGCGCTCTGGAGTCCGGTCCGGCCACCCTCGCGGGTCTGGTCGCGGCGACCGGACTGGCACGACCCACGGCACATCGTCTCGCCGTGGCGCTGGAACACCACCGCTTGGTGGCGCGCGACATGCAGGGCCGTTTCATTCTCGGCCCCCGCCTGGCGGAACTTGCGGCGGCAGCGGGCGAGGACCGCCTCCTGGCGACCGCCGGCCCGGTGCTCACCCATGTCCGCGATCTGACGGGCGAGAGCGCGCAGCTCTACCGCCGCCAGGGCGACATGCGCATCTGCGTCGCCGCGGCCGAGCGCCTCTCGGGCCTTCGGGACACGGTCCCGGTCGGCTCGACGCTGACGATGAAGGCGGGCTCGTCGGCCCAGATCCTGATGGCGTGGGAGGAGCCGGAGCGCCTGCACCGCGGCCTCCAGGGCGCCCGCTTCACCGCGACGGCGCTGTCGGGCGTACGCCGCCGGGGCTGGGCCCAGTCCATCGGCGAGCGCGAGCCGGGCGTCGCCTCGGTCTCCGCTCCCGTCCGGGGCCCGTCGAACCGCGTCGTGGCCGCCGTCTCGGTCTCCGGCCCCATCGAACGCCTGACCCGCCACCCCGGCCGCATGCACGCCCAGGCGGTCATCGACGCGGCGGCCCGCCTCTCGGAAGCACTGCGCCGCACGGGCTGA
- the leuD gene encoding 3-isopropylmalate dehydratase small subunit, translating into MEAFTAHTGRAVPLRRSNVDTDQIIPAHWLKKVTRDGFEDGLFEAWRKDENFILNQPERKGATVLVAGPDFGTGSSREHAVWALQNYGFKTVISSRFADIFRGNSLKNGLLTVVLEQKTVDALQVLTENDPEAEITVDLEAREVRAEGITAAFELDENARWRLLNGLDDISITLQNEGEISAYEAKRPSHKPWTLKV; encoded by the coding sequence ATGGAAGCATTCACCGCGCACACCGGCCGGGCCGTCCCGCTGCGCCGCAGCAACGTCGACACCGACCAGATCATCCCTGCTCACTGGCTCAAGAAGGTCACGCGGGACGGGTTCGAGGACGGGCTGTTCGAGGCCTGGCGCAAGGACGAGAACTTCATCCTCAACCAGCCCGAGCGCAAGGGCGCCACGGTCTTGGTCGCGGGCCCCGACTTCGGTACGGGCTCCTCGCGCGAGCACGCCGTCTGGGCGCTTCAGAACTACGGCTTCAAGACCGTCATCTCGTCGCGCTTCGCCGACATCTTCCGTGGCAACTCGCTCAAGAACGGCCTGCTCACGGTGGTTCTGGAGCAGAAGACCGTGGACGCGCTCCAGGTGCTCACGGAGAACGACCCCGAGGCCGAGATCACGGTCGACCTGGAGGCCCGCGAGGTGCGCGCCGAGGGCATCACCGCGGCCTTCGAGCTCGACGAGAACGCCCGTTGGCGGCTGCTGAACGGGCTGGACGACATCTCCATCACCCTGCAGAACGAGGGCGAGATCTCGGCGTACGAGGCGAAGCGCCCCTCGCACAAGCCGTGGACCCTCAAGGTCTGA
- the leuC gene encoding 3-isopropylmalate dehydratase large subunit produces the protein MGRTLAEKVWDDHVVRRAEGEPDLLFIDLHLLHEVTSPQAFDGLRQNGRKVRRLDLTIATEDHNTPTLDIDKPIADPVSRVQLETLRKNCADFGVRLHPLGDVEQGVVHVVGPQLGLTQPGTTVVCGDSHTSTHGAFGALAFGIGTSQVEHVLATQTLPLARPRTMAITVEGELPDGVTAKDLILAIIAKIGTGGGQGYILEYRGPAIEKLSMEARMTICNMSIEAGARAGMIAPDETTFEYLKGRPHAPADADWDAAVEYWKTLRTDDDAEFDAEVVIDGAALSPFVTWGTNPGQGAPLSADVPDPASYEDASERLAAEKALEYMGLEAGQSLRSIKVDTVFVGSCTNGRIEDLRAAAEIVGGRKVADGVRMLVVPGSVRVGLQAVSEGLDVVFKEAGAEWRHAGCSMCLGMNPDQLAPGERSASTSNRNFEGRQGKGGRTHLVSPQVAAATAVLGHLASPADLSDADTRTSAGV, from the coding sequence ATGGGTAGGACACTCGCGGAGAAGGTCTGGGACGACCACGTCGTCCGGCGCGCGGAGGGCGAGCCCGACCTCCTCTTCATCGACTTGCACCTGCTGCACGAGGTGACCAGCCCGCAGGCCTTCGACGGTCTGCGTCAGAACGGCCGTAAGGTGCGGCGCCTCGACCTCACCATCGCGACCGAGGACCACAACACCCCGACCCTCGACATCGACAAGCCCATCGCCGACCCCGTCTCCCGGGTCCAGCTGGAGACGCTGCGCAAGAACTGCGCCGACTTCGGTGTCCGGCTGCACCCGCTGGGTGACGTCGAGCAGGGTGTCGTCCACGTGGTGGGACCGCAGCTGGGGCTGACCCAGCCGGGAACCACCGTCGTCTGCGGTGACTCCCACACCTCCACGCACGGTGCCTTCGGCGCGCTGGCGTTCGGCATCGGCACCTCCCAGGTCGAGCACGTGCTGGCCACCCAGACGCTGCCGCTGGCCCGCCCCAGGACCATGGCCATCACGGTCGAGGGTGAACTGCCCGACGGCGTCACCGCCAAGGACCTGATCCTCGCGATCATCGCGAAGATCGGTACGGGCGGCGGCCAGGGCTACATCCTGGAGTACCGCGGCCCCGCCATCGAGAAGCTCTCGATGGAGGCCCGGATGACCATCTGCAACATGTCGATCGAGGCCGGCGCCCGCGCGGGCATGATCGCCCCCGACGAGACCACCTTCGAGTACCTCAAGGGCCGCCCGCACGCGCCCGCCGACGCGGACTGGGACGCGGCGGTGGAGTACTGGAAGACGCTGCGCACCGACGACGACGCGGAATTCGACGCCGAGGTCGTCATCGACGGCGCCGCGCTGTCGCCGTTCGTCACCTGGGGCACCAACCCCGGCCAGGGCGCGCCGCTTTCGGCGGACGTCCCCGACCCTGCTTCGTACGAAGACGCATCGGAGCGCCTCGCCGCCGAAAAGGCCCTGGAATACATGGGGTTGGAGGCCGGTCAGTCGCTGCGCTCCATCAAGGTGGACACCGTCTTCGTAGGTTCGTGCACCAACGGCCGCATCGAGGACCTGCGCGCCGCCGCCGAGATCGTCGGGGGCCGCAAAGTCGCCGACGGCGTACGGATGCTGGTCGTCCCCGGCTCGGTGCGGGTCGGTCTCCAGGCCGTCTCCGAGGGCCTGGACGTGGTCTTCAAGGAGGCCGGCGCCGAATGGCGGCACGCGGGCTGCTCGATGTGTCTGGGCATGAACCCCGACCAGCTGGCCCCCGGTGAGCGCTCCGCGTCCACCTCCAACCGCAACTTCGAGGGCAGGCAGGGCAAGGGCGGCCGTACGCACCTGGTGTCGCCGCAGGTCGCCGCCGCGACGGCCGTACTGGGCCACCTGGCCTCCCCGGCCGACCTGTCCGACGCCGACACCCGTACGTCCGCTGGAGTCTGA
- a CDS encoding MerR family transcriptional regulator — protein sequence MRLAELSERSGVSTATIKYYLREGLLAPGLQINTTTAEYDEGHLRRLRLVRAMIQVGRIPVATAREVLGHVDDESLGRTIRLGAALWALPQGAGPDEEDPAVAAARREVDRLLVSLGWETARELSPLSPVHRSLVVAVAALIRLGYSWDAELMAPYAELMHQVARRDLDFLETHASDAERVETAVAATVLFEPVLTALHRLAQEEESARRYGL from the coding sequence ATGCGGCTGGCCGAGTTGAGCGAGCGCAGCGGTGTGTCCACCGCGACGATCAAGTACTACCTGCGCGAGGGCCTGTTGGCGCCCGGCCTGCAGATCAACACGACGACCGCGGAGTACGACGAGGGTCATCTGCGCCGGCTGCGACTGGTCCGCGCGATGATCCAGGTGGGGCGTATCCCCGTCGCCACCGCCCGTGAGGTGCTCGGCCACGTCGACGACGAGTCACTGGGCCGCACGATCCGTCTGGGCGCGGCCCTGTGGGCGTTGCCGCAGGGCGCCGGGCCGGACGAGGAGGACCCCGCCGTGGCCGCCGCCCGCCGGGAGGTGGACCGGCTGCTGGTGAGCCTGGGCTGGGAGACCGCGCGCGAGCTGAGCCCGCTCTCCCCCGTGCACCGCTCGCTGGTGGTGGCGGTGGCCGCGCTGATCCGGCTGGGCTATTCCTGGGACGCCGAACTGATGGCGCCGTACGCGGAGTTGATGCACCAGGTGGCGAGACGGGACCTGGACTTCCTGGAGACGCACGCGTCGGACGCGGAGCGGGTCGAGACGGCGGTCGCGGCGACCGTGCTCTTCGAACCGGTGCTCACGGCTCTGCACCGGCTGGCCCAGGAGGAGGAGTCGGCGCGACGGTACGGGCTGTAG